In Juglans regia cultivar Chandler chromosome 13, Walnut 2.0, whole genome shotgun sequence, the following proteins share a genomic window:
- the LOC109007864 gene encoding protein DETOXIFICATION 14-like isoform X2: protein MSSALETICGQAYGARQYKKLGNQTNTAILSLFLVCLPLSLLWIYMGKILVFMGQDPLISHEAGKFMMWLIPALFAYSTLQALVRYFQTQSLIIPMLVSSCVTLCFHVPLCWALVFRSRLEHLGGSVAIGMSYWLNVILLGLYMKYSSACEKTRVPISTQMFKGIGEFFRFAIPSAVMICLEWWSFELLILLSGFLPNPKLETSVLSVCLATISTLFMIPDGLGAAASTRVSNEIGAGNPQAARLAVTVVMLITVTEALMVSSALYASRHAFGYVFSNEKEVVDYVTAMAPLVCLSVILDSLHGVLSGIARGCGWQDLGAYVNLGAYYLCGLPVGVLLGFWVQLRGKGLWIGILVGAFVQAILLFVITSCTDWGKQASKARDRIFEGKSSAENRLIQPTFMS from the exons ATGTCAAGTGCACTGGAAACTATATGTGGGCAAGCTTATGGAGCTCGACAATATAAAAAACTAGGAAATCAAACTAACACTGctattttatctctatttttggTTTGTCTCCCTCTGTCTCTTTTGTGGATTTATATGGGAAAAATACTAGTTTTCATGGGCCAAGACCCTTTAATTTCACATGAAGCTGGAAAATTCATGATGTGGCTCATTCCTGCTCTCTTTGCTTATTCAACTCTTCAAGCTCTTGTTCGATACTTTCAGACGCAAAGCTTGATAATTCCTATGCTAGTAAGCTCTTGTGTCACTCTTTGTTTCCATGTACCTCTCTGTTGGGCTTTGGTATTCAGGTCTAGACTAGAACATCTTGGAGGATCAGTAGCTATTGGTATGTCATATTGGTTGAACGTAATTCTACTCGGATTGTACATGAAGTACAGTAGTGCCTGTGAAAAAACCAGGGTCCCAATTTCAACGCAGATGTTCAAAGGAATTGGAGAGTTCTTCCGTTTTGCCATCCCTTCTGCTGTAAtgatttg CCTTGAGTGGTGGTCATTTGAGCTGCTTATCCTACTGTCAGGGTTTTTACCAAATCCAAAGCTGGAAACTTCAGTCCTGTCTGTGTG TTTGGCAACCATCTCAACACTCTTTATGATACCAGATGGACTAGGGGCTGCAGCAAG CACTAGAGTTTCAAATGAAATAGGAGCTGGGAATCCACAAGCAGCACGCCTAGCTGTCACTGTTGTGATGCTTATTACAGTCACAGAGGCACTCATGGTAAGCTCGGCCCTTTATGCCAGCCGCCATGCCTTTGGTTACGTTTTCAGCAATGAGAAGGAGGTAGTAGATTATGTCACAGCCATGGCTCCTCTGGTATGTCTGTCGGTTATACTGGACAGCTTACATGGAGTTCTTTCAG GTATTGCTAGGGGATGTGGGTGGCAGGACCTGGGTGCTTATGTCAACCTAGGGGCATACTATCTCTGTGGACTTCCAGTCGGAGTTCTATTGGGTTTTTGGGTGCAGTTGAGAGGAAAAGGCCTTTGGATTGGAATACTAGTTGGTGCTTTTGTGCAAGCAATTCTCCTCTTTGTCATAACAAGTTGTACAGACTGGGGAAAACAG GCAAGCAAGGCAAGGGACAGAATATTTGAGGGGAAATCTTCAGCAGAAAATAGATTAATACAACCCACTTTTATGAGCTAA
- the LOC109007864 gene encoding protein DETOXIFICATION 14-like isoform X1, with the protein MEKSLLAKEREDPQSEGCLGVSWAAFAQEAKRMGYLAGPLVAVNLSQYFLQIISIVMVGHLGELCLSSTAVAISLAAVSGFSPVFGMSSALETICGQAYGARQYKKLGNQTNTAILSLFLVCLPLSLLWIYMGKILVFMGQDPLISHEAGKFMMWLIPALFAYSTLQALVRYFQTQSLIIPMLVSSCVTLCFHVPLCWALVFRSRLEHLGGSVAIGMSYWLNVILLGLYMKYSSACEKTRVPISTQMFKGIGEFFRFAIPSAVMICLEWWSFELLILLSGFLPNPKLETSVLSVCLATISTLFMIPDGLGAAASTRVSNEIGAGNPQAARLAVTVVMLITVTEALMVSSALYASRHAFGYVFSNEKEVVDYVTAMAPLVCLSVILDSLHGVLSGIARGCGWQDLGAYVNLGAYYLCGLPVGVLLGFWVQLRGKGLWIGILVGAFVQAILLFVITSCTDWGKQASKARDRIFEGKSSAENRLIQPTFMS; encoded by the exons ATGGAGAAAAGCTTGTtagcaaaagagagagaagatccTCAGAGCGAGGGTTGTTTAGGCGTATCATGGGCTGCGTTTGCTCAAGAGGCGAAAAGGATGGGTTACTTAGCAGGGCCTCTGGTGGCCGTGAATTTATCGCAATATTTTTTGCAGATTATTTCAATTGTGATGGTTGGTCACCTTGGCGAGCTCTGTCTCTCTAGCACTGCCGTTGCCATCTCTCTCGCTGCCGTCTCTGGCTTCAGTCCTGTT TTTGGAATGTCAAGTGCACTGGAAACTATATGTGGGCAAGCTTATGGAGCTCGACAATATAAAAAACTAGGAAATCAAACTAACACTGctattttatctctatttttggTTTGTCTCCCTCTGTCTCTTTTGTGGATTTATATGGGAAAAATACTAGTTTTCATGGGCCAAGACCCTTTAATTTCACATGAAGCTGGAAAATTCATGATGTGGCTCATTCCTGCTCTCTTTGCTTATTCAACTCTTCAAGCTCTTGTTCGATACTTTCAGACGCAAAGCTTGATAATTCCTATGCTAGTAAGCTCTTGTGTCACTCTTTGTTTCCATGTACCTCTCTGTTGGGCTTTGGTATTCAGGTCTAGACTAGAACATCTTGGAGGATCAGTAGCTATTGGTATGTCATATTGGTTGAACGTAATTCTACTCGGATTGTACATGAAGTACAGTAGTGCCTGTGAAAAAACCAGGGTCCCAATTTCAACGCAGATGTTCAAAGGAATTGGAGAGTTCTTCCGTTTTGCCATCCCTTCTGCTGTAAtgatttg CCTTGAGTGGTGGTCATTTGAGCTGCTTATCCTACTGTCAGGGTTTTTACCAAATCCAAAGCTGGAAACTTCAGTCCTGTCTGTGTG TTTGGCAACCATCTCAACACTCTTTATGATACCAGATGGACTAGGGGCTGCAGCAAG CACTAGAGTTTCAAATGAAATAGGAGCTGGGAATCCACAAGCAGCACGCCTAGCTGTCACTGTTGTGATGCTTATTACAGTCACAGAGGCACTCATGGTAAGCTCGGCCCTTTATGCCAGCCGCCATGCCTTTGGTTACGTTTTCAGCAATGAGAAGGAGGTAGTAGATTATGTCACAGCCATGGCTCCTCTGGTATGTCTGTCGGTTATACTGGACAGCTTACATGGAGTTCTTTCAG GTATTGCTAGGGGATGTGGGTGGCAGGACCTGGGTGCTTATGTCAACCTAGGGGCATACTATCTCTGTGGACTTCCAGTCGGAGTTCTATTGGGTTTTTGGGTGCAGTTGAGAGGAAAAGGCCTTTGGATTGGAATACTAGTTGGTGCTTTTGTGCAAGCAATTCTCCTCTTTGTCATAACAAGTTGTACAGACTGGGGAAAACAG GCAAGCAAGGCAAGGGACAGAATATTTGAGGGGAAATCTTCAGCAGAAAATAGATTAATACAACCCACTTTTATGAGCTAA